The Deltaproteobacteria bacterium genome includes the window ATATCTCGTTTTTAATAAAACTTCTCCCAAGCCCGGCTCCGGAATTGGCGCTTCCTGCACGGCGATTTTATCATGGCCAAGAAATACAGCCTGAAGCATTGAATTCATGGTACCCTTTCCCCCGGGGCTTTTTTAAAATCCACCCCCTGGGTCCTATCCTTTAACCGCTCCCGCCGTCAACCCCGCCACCAAGTACTTTTGGAGCAACAAGGCCAAAATAACCGTAGGCGTAAGAGCCAGGAAGGCGGTGGCGTTGATGATCGAGTACTGGAGGCTGAAATCGCTAATGAACGAACTCAGGAGCACGGGGAGTGTTTGTACCCCCTCGCTTGTCCCGAGCGTAATGGGAATCAGCAATTCATTCCAGGTGAGCAGGAAGGTGATGACAAAGGTGGCTGACAGGCCCGGCGCGGAAAGGGGCAGGACAATGCGGAAAAAGGTGCCTAACCGCGTGCATCCGTCAATACGCG containing:
- a CDS encoding carbohydrate ABC transporter permease, with product VPLIALVIPLFLTLRSLGLLNTFTGLILTQTGFLLPFTIWLLRAYFESLPTDMEEAARIDGCTRLGTFFRIVLPLSAPGLSATFVITFLLTWNELLIPITLGTSEGVQTLPVLLSSFISDFSLQYSIINATAFLALTPTVILALLLQKYLVAGLTAGAVKG